Proteins co-encoded in one Medicago truncatula cultivar Jemalong A17 chromosome 8, MtrunA17r5.0-ANR, whole genome shotgun sequence genomic window:
- the LOC11409726 gene encoding probable disease resistance protein At5g66900: MAGELIGGAFLGAVVQEGMQPVTNQISKAFMFKTSRKNLDSLVDRITPVAEEMRLLNEKLDHPMEETEMLIEELIQGKDAVNKHSKVPWWKCCCLPCFQGEIYDREEKIARSSSLVTPMNTARDVKKVLSILKDRQEGRKFKRLCDAPVKPDLTVGLDFPLIQLKSWLLGSGVSVLVLTGLAGSGKTTLATLLCWDDKVRGKFGENILFFTVSKIPNLKNIVQTLFRHCGHDEPCLIDDDDAVKHLRSLLTKIGESCPMMLVLDNVCPGSESLVEDFQVQVPDCKILITSRVEFPRFSSLFLKPLRDDDAVTLFGSFALPNDATRATYVPAEKYVKQVAKGCWGSPLALKLIGGSLRGQPFAVWKKMVNLLSKGRSIVDSNDELRKCLQNVLEDALEGNSIIKECFMDLGLFFEDKKIPVAALIDIWTELNSLDDDSVDGMNLVHELDNLHLVNLVVSREVTSHVDNYYNHYFLTQHDLLKEIAIHQARQEPYEQRTRLIFNMKEDSWDQQNHGQQNTIANTLSISTDKMVTPDWSNVVKVEQVEVLILNLHTDKFTLPECIKKMTKLKVLIITNYKGFHCAKLDNFEFLGCLPNLRKIRLHQVSVPSLCKLISLQKLSLYFCETRQAFQSDTVSISEVLPNLEELCVDYCKDLVTLPYGLCDISSLKKLSITRCIAFRMLPQEIGNLENLKVLRLSSCAELEEIPASIGKLSELHFLDISGCASLHNLPEEIGNLHNLKELHMTGFSSDTLPESVTKLMNLEHLICDQETAECWEHFKPSLSELKIEVAKVNLFIIV, from the exons ATGGCAGGAGAGTTGATTGGAGGGGCATTTCTTGGCGCAGTGGTTCAAGAAGGGATGCAACCAGTCACAAACCAGATATCCAAAGCTTTCATGTTCAAAACCTCACGCAAAAACCTCGACTCTCTGGTGGATCGGATCACGCCAGTAGCTGAAGAAATGAGACTATTAAACGAGAAATTGGATCATCCGATGGAAGAAACAGAGATGTTAATAGAAGAACTGATACAAGGGAAAGATGCAGTAAACAAACACTCCAAAGTCCCATGGTGGAAATGTTGTTGTTTACCTTGTTTCCAAGGAGAGATTTATGATAGAGAAGAGAAAATTGCTAGATCCAGCAGTCTTGTTACTCCGATGAACACGGCAAGGGATGTTAAAAAGGTATTGTCTATATTGAAAGATAGGCAGGAGGGGAGGAAATTCAAGAGGTTATGTGATGCTCCTGTAAAACCTGATCTCACTGTTGGATTGGATTTTCCTTTGATTCAGTTGAAGAGTTGGTTACTCGGCAGTGGTGTGTCTGTACTTGTTTTAACCGGTTTGGCTGGATCTGGCAAAACTACTTTGGCTACGTTGCTCTGTTGGGATGACAAAGTTAGAG GTAAATTTGGGGAAAATATATTGTTCTTCACTGTGTCAAAAATTCCAAATTTGAAGAACATTGTGCAGACATTATTTCGACATTGTGGACATGACGAGCCTTGCCTCATAGACGACGATGATGCAGTTAAACACTTGAGAAGTTTGCTGACCAAAATTGGGGAAAGTTGTCCAATGATGTTGGTTCTGGATAATGTTTGCCCAGGCTCAGAATCCTTAGTTGAGGACTTTCAGGTTCAAGTTCCAGattgtaaaattttgataaCTTCTAGAGTTGAGTTTCCACGGTTTAGTTCACTATTCTTAAAGCCGCTCAGAGATGATGACGCAGTTACCCTTTTTGGTAGCTTTGCACTACCAAATGATGCAACAAGAGCAACTTATGTACCTGCTGAAAAATATGTAAAACAG GTAGCAAAAGGTTGTTGGGGTTCTCCATTGGCCCTTAAATTAATTGGGGGATCACTCCGTGGACAACCATTTGCGGTGTGGAAAAAAATGGTGAACTTGTTGTCTAAAGGTCGTTCTATTGTTGATTCTAATGATGAGTTGCGTAAATGCTTGCAAAACGTTTTGGAGGATGCATTGGAAGGTAATTCAATCATCAAGGAGTGCTTCATGGACCTTGGATTATTCTTTGAAGACAAAAAAATACCTGTGGCTGCCCTCATTGACATATGGACAGAACTGAACAGCCTAGACGACGATAGCGTAGACGGaatgaacttggttcatgagtTAGACAACCTGCATCTGGTTAATCTTGTAGTTTCAAG GGAAGTGACAAGTCACGTTGATAATTACTACAACCACTATTTCCTTACTCAACATGACCTTCTTAAGGAGATAGCTATCCATCAAGCCAGACAGGAGCCATATGAACAAAGGACAAGGTTGATTTTCAACATGAAGGAAGATAGTTGGGATCAACAGAACCATGGCCAGCAAAATACGATTGCAAAcacattgtccatatcaactg ACAAAATGGTGACTCCAGATTGGAGCAATGTTGTAAAAGTTGAACAAGTTGAGGTGCTGATCTTGAACCTCCATACTGATAAGTTCACCTTACCAGAGTGCATAAAGAAAATGACTAAACTAAAGGTTTTGATAATTACCAATTATAAAGGTTTCCACTGTGCTAAGTTAGACAATTTTGAGTTTCTTGGTTGTCTACCAAACCTTAGAAAAATCAGATTGCACCAGGTTTCAGTTCCTTCCCTTTGCAAATTGATTAGTCTTCAAAAATTGTCCCTTTACTTTTGCGAAACGAGACAAGCTTTTCAAAGTGACACTGTGTCAATTTCGGAGGTACTCCCAAATTTAGAAGAATTATGCGTTGATTATTGCAAAGATTTAGTAACACTTCCTTACGGGCTCTGTGATATTAGTTCCTTGAAAAAGCTTAGTATCACAAGGTGCATTGCTTTTCGAATGCTGCCCCAAGAAATTGGAAACCTCGAGAATTTGAAAGTATTGAGACTTAGTTCCTGTGCCGAGTTGGAGGAGATACCAGCTTCAATCGGAAAGCTTAGTGAGCTTCATTTTCTTGATATATCAGGTTGCGCAAGCCTTCACAATTTACCAGAAGAAATTGGAAACTTGCATAATCTAAAAGAGCTTCATATGACTGGTTTCTCATCAGACACATTGCCAGAGTCAGTCACCAAACTCATGAATTTAGAGCATTTAATATGTGACCAAGAGACTGCTGAATGTTGGGAGCATTTCAAGCCTAGCCTCTCGGAGCTAAAAATAGAGGTGGCTAAAGTTAACTTATTCATTATTGTATGA
- the LOC11415836 gene encoding probable disease resistance protein At5g66900, whose product MAGELVGGAFLGAVVQEGAKPFTNQISKGLKFKKTRKIVDSLVERIKPAAEEIERLNENLDRPKEETKVLMEELKQGKEVVNKHSKVPWWKFCCLPCFQGELQAKEEKIARTCSLVTPMNTARDVKETLSIVRDLKGRQFNFKRLCECDPPVKPDFTVGLDVPLHQLKNWVLSSDVSVDSVHVLTGLAGSGKTTLATLLCCDDKVIGKFGENILFFHVAKNPDLKNIVQTLFEHCGHKKPYLVDHDDAVKNLRCLLNKIGENRRPLMLVLDNVFQGSESFVNAFKVQVPDYKILITSRVKFPRFQTSLFLKPLSDDDAVTVFRHFALPNDGTTGSYVPDEDDVQQIAKGCWGSPLALESIGGSLNGQHIEAWKEMVNMLSEGGSIVDSNDELRDRLQKVLENALQDNHIVKECFMDLGLFFEDKKIPVAALIDMWTELYDLDDDNIKGMNIVRKLANWHLVKLVVSREVTTHVDHYYNHHFLTQHDLLKEISIHQARQEPFELRKRLIFDVNENSWDQQNQQNTIARTLSISPDKILTSDWSNVEKIKQVEVLILNLHTEKYTLPECIKKMTKLKVLIITNYKGFHCAELDNFEILGCLPNLRRIRLHQVSVPSLCKLVNLRKLSLYFCETKQAFQSNTVSISDILPNLKELCVDYCKDLVTLPSGLCDITSLKKLSITRCINFLSLPQEIGNLENLKVLRLSSCAELEEIPTSIEKLLKLHFLDISGCASFHSLPEEIGNLHNLKELHMTGFSLDTLPGSVTKLKNLKHLICDQETAVCWENFKPSLPNLKIEEAEVNLFIIV is encoded by the exons ATGGCAGGAGAGTTGGTTGGAGGGGCATTTCTTGGCGCAGTGGTTCAAGAAGGAGCAAAACCATTCACAAATCAAATATCCAAAGGTTTGAAGTTCAAAAAAACACGAAAAATCGTTGACTCTCTCGTGGAACGAATCAAGCCAGCAGCAGAAGAAATTGAACGATTAAATGAAAACTTGGATCGTCCAAAGGAAGAAACAAAAGTGCTAATGGAAGAACTTAAACAAGGGAAAGAGGTAGTTAACAAACACTCCAAAGTTCCTTGGTGGAAATTTTGTTGTCTACCTTGCTTCCAAGGAGAACTTCAAGCTAAGGAAGAGAAAATTGCTAGAACCTGTAGCCTTGTTACCCCGATGAACACGGCAAGAGATGTTAAAGAGACACTTTCTATAGTGAGAGATTTGAAGGGGAGACAATTCAATTTCAAGAGGTTATGTGAATGTGATCCTCCTGTAAAACCTGATTTCACTGTTGGGTTGGATGTGCCTCTGCATCAGTTGAAGAATTGGGTGCTCAGTAGTGATGTGTCTGTAGACTCTGTACATGTGTTAACTGGCTTGGCTGGATCCGGGAAAACCACTTTGGCTACGTTGCTATGTTGCGATGACAAAGTTATAG GAAAATTTGGGGAAAATATATTGTTCTTTCATGTGGCGAAAAATCCAGATTTGAAGAACATTGTGCAAACATTGTTTGAACATTGTGGACATAAAAAGCCTTACCTTGTAGACCATGATGATGCGGTTAAAAACTTGAGATGTTTGCTCAACAAAATTGGAGAGAATCGTCGTCCATTGATGTTGGTTCTAGATAATGTTTTCCAAGGCTCAGAATCCTTTGTCAATGCCTTCAAGGTTCAAGTTCcagattataaaattttgataactTCTAGAGTTAAGTTTCCACGGTTTCAAACTTCATTATTCTTAAAGCCTCTTAGCGATGATGATGCTGTTACTGTTTTCCGTCACTTTGCACTACCAAATGATGGAACCACAGGATCTTACGTTCCTGATGAAGATGATGTACAACAG ATAGCAAAGGGTTGCTGGGGTTCTCCACTGGCACTTGAATCGATTGGGGGATCACTCAATGGGCAACATATTGAGGCATGGAAAGAAATGGTGAACATGCTGTCCGAAGGTGGTTCTATTGTTGATTCTAATGATGAGTTGCGTGATCGCCTGCAAAAAGTTTTGGAGAATGCATTGCAAGATAATCACATCGTCAAGGAGTGCTTCATGGACCTtggattgttttttgaagacAAAAAAATACCTGTGGCTGCTCTAATTGACATGTGGACAGAACTGTATGACCTAGATGACGACAACATAAAAGGAATGAACATTGTTCGTAAGCTAGCCAACTGGCATTTGGTTAAGCTTGTAGTTTCAAG GGAAGTGACAACTCACGTTGACCATTACTACAACCACCATTTCCTTACTCAACATGACCTTCTTAAGGAGATTTCTATTCATCAAGCGAGACAGGAACCATTTGAACTAAGAAAAAGGTTAATTTTCGACGTCAATGAAAATAGCTGGGATCAACAGAACCAACAAAATACCATTGCTCGCACATTGTCCATATCACCTG ACAAAATATTAACCTCAGATTGGAGCaatgttgaaaaaattaaacaagttgAGGTTCTGATCTTGAATCTCCATACTGAAAAGTACACCTTACCAGAGTGCATAAAGAAAATGACAAAACTAAAAGTTTTGATAATTACCAATTATAAAGGCTTCCACTGTGCTGAGTTAGACAATTTTGAGATACTTGGCTGTCTACCCAACCTTAGACGAATCAGGTTGCACCAGGTTTCAGTTCCTTCCCTTTGCAAATTGGTTAATCTGCGAAAATTGTCCCTTTACTTTTGTGAAACGAAACAAGCTTTTCAAAGTAACACCGTTTCAATTTCGGACATACTACCAAATCTAAAAGAATTATGTGTTGATTATTGCAAAGATTTAGTGACACTTCCTTCCGGACTCTGTGATATTACTTCCCTCAAGAAGCTTAGTATCACAAGGTGCATAAATTTTCTTTCGCTGCCACAAGAAATTGGAAACCTCGAGAATTTGAAAGTATTGAGACTTAGCTCCTGTGCTGAGTTGGAGGAGATACCAACTTCAATTGAAAAGCTTCTTAAGCTACATTTTCTTGATATATCAGGTTGCGCAAGCTTTCACAGTTTACCAGAAGAAATTGGAAACTTGCATAATCTAAAAGAGCTTCACATGACTGGTTTCTCATTAGACACATTGCCAGGGTCAGTCACAAAACTCAAGAATTTAAAGCATTTAATATGTGACCAAGAGACTGCTGTATGTTGGGAAAATTTCAAGCCTAGCCTTCCAAATCTGAAAATAGAAGAGGCTGAAGTTAACTTATTCATTATTGTATGA
- the LOC11417962 gene encoding serine/threonine-protein kinase SRK2I: protein MDRAAMTVGPGMDLPIMHDSDRYDLVRDIGSGNFGIARLMQDKQTKELVAVKYIERGDKIDENVKREIINHRSLRHPNIVRFKEVILTPTHLAIVMEYASGGELFERISNAGHFSEDEARFFFQQLISGVSYCHAMQVCHRDLKLENTLLDGSPTPRLKICDFGYSKSSVLHSQPKSTVGTPAYIAPEVLLRQEYDGKIADVWSCGVTLYVMLVGSYPFEDPNEPKDFRKTIQRVLSVQYSIPDNVQITPECRHLISRIFVFDPAERITMPEIWKHKWFLKNLPMDLMDEKIMGNQFEEPEQPMQSIDTIMQIISEATIPAAGTCSLDQFMADNLDMDDEFDDLEYESELDIDSSGEIVYAMY, encoded by the exons atggATCGAGCTGCTATGACGGTCGGACCGGGTATGGATTTACCGATCATGCACGACAGTGATCGGTACGATCTGGTTCGTGATATCGGGTCCGGAAATTTCGGTATTGCTAGGTTGATGCAAGATAAACAAACCAAAGAGCTTGTTGCTGTTAAATATATCGAACGTGGTGATAAG ATTGATGAAaatgtgaagagagaaattatTAATCACAGGTCTCTGAGACATCCTAACATTGTTAGGTTTAAGGAG GTCATTTTAACACCTACTCATCTTGCTATTGTAATGGAGTATGCATCTGGAGGAGAACTTTTTGAGCGAATCAGTAATGCTGGCCATTTTTCTGAGGACGAG GCTCGTTTCTTCTTTCAACAGCTCATATCTGGGGTCAGCTACTGTCATGCAATG CAAGTATGTCACCGGGACCTGAAATTGGAAAATACTTTGTTGGATGGAAGCCCGACTCCTCGACTGAAGATATGTGATTTTGGTTACTCCAAG TCTTCAGTGCTTCATTCACAACCAAAGTCAACTGTGGGAACTCCGGCATATATTGCTCCAGAAGTATTACTGAGACAAGAGTACGATGGAAAG ATCGCAGATGTTTGGTCTTGTGGGGTAACCTTATATGTGATGCTAGTGGGATCGTATCCCTTTGAAGATCCTAACGAGCCAAAAGATTTCCGGAAGACAATACAG AGAGTACTCAGTGTCCAGTATTCCATTCCAGACAATGTTCAGATAACTCCAGAGTGTCGCCACCTTATCTCAAGGATCTTTGTTTTTGACCCTGCAGAG AGAATTACCATGCCTGAAATCTGGAAACATAAATGGTTTCTGAAGAATCTTCCCATGGACCTGATGGATGAGAAGATAATGGGTAACCAATTTGAAGAGCCTGAACAGCCCATGCAGAGCATTGATACAATCATGCAGATAATTTCAGAAGCTACTATACCTGCAGCTGGAACCTGTTCTTTAGACCAGTTTATGGCAGATAACCTTGATATGGACGATGAATTTGATGACTTGGAATATGAATCCGAGCTTGATATAGATAGCAGTGGGGAGATAGTGTATGCCATGTACTAA
- the LOC11417963 gene encoding LOB domain-containing protein 36, translating into MAEEIIRPCAACKHHRRRCDEASCNLAPYFPADNPQRYNLVHSVFGRSKVSKILQEQDISHRKQVADSLVYQAEARLRDNVYGVVGPASFLEKTLKDVQDELKKVKNELIKYLDPEIIQEVLSNPDRFGFAPSPNQNPQGHLVSQQPPTLDQLTTSQIIHLLQLKENIVRSDTGINSSGGGGGEGQHIGAPAADAVIAPSFDNGSTSSCQIQLQGEQQQVQQQPDQQE; encoded by the coding sequence ATGGCAGAAGAGATTATTCGCCCGTGTGCAGCGTGCAAGCATCATCGTCGAAGGTGTGACGAAGCAAGCTGCAACCTAGCTCCTTACTTTCCAGCGGACAATCCGCAACGTTACAACCTTGTACATTCTGTGTTTGGAAGGAGCAAAGTGTCCAAAATATTGCAAGAACAAGACATTTCCCATCGCAAACAAGTCGCTGATTCTTTGGTGTATCAGGCTGAGGCGCGTTTGAGGGACAATGTTTATGGCGTTGTTGGTCCTGCATCCTTTCTTGAAAAGACGTTGAAGGATGTTCAAGATGAACTCAAGAAGGTGAAGAATGAACTGATTAAATACCTTGATCCTGAAATCATTCAAGAGGTTCTGTCCAATCCTGATCGTTTCGGCTTTGCACCAAGCCCTAATCAAAATCCACAAGGACATCTTGTTTCTCAGCAGCCGCCAACTTTAGATCAGTTGACGACTTCTCAGATCATTCACTTACTgcaattgaaagaaaatattgttaGGTCCGACACCGGGATCAACtctagtggtggtggtggtggagaagGACAACATATTGGTGCTCCTGCTGCTGATGCTGTCATTGCTCCTTCTTTTGACAATGGCAGCACTAGCAGTTGCCAGATTCAATTGCAGGGGGAACAACAACAAGTTCAGCAACAACCTGATCAACAAGAATAG